CCTAGCCAATAAACCGATATCAGGATTATCTTTCTTTGTATTATCATTAGTGAGTGTTGAACAGAGGCACTCGTTTCCGATTCAGATAGAACAGGTAATAAAGAAAGATACTCAAACAAAAAGTACCTCGACAATCGAAAAACCAAACAAAAAAGAAAAGCGTGGGCGTGGACGACCAAAAGGAAGTAAAAACAAAAATAAAAAGGAAGTGATATTAACATCTGAATTAATACTAATTCAGAAAATGATTGGTTCACTATTCAAGTTATTAGCTAACTCTATTTCCCTCACCTACTTGGTAGTAGATGGTCATTTTGGTAACAACAATGCTTTGCAGATGGCACGTCTTGTCAACTTGCAGATAATTTCCAAATTGCGCCATGATTCAGCATTATACTTCCCTTATGAAAATCCTGACTCCAGTAAGCGCTCTCGTCGTAAATACGGTGATAAGCTAGACTATCGTAATATACCTGACAAATACTTATGTAAAAGTGCTATTGAGGATGATATTCAAACTGATATTTATCAAGCCACTCTTATTCACAAAGAATTTGCCCAAGCTCTCAATGTAGTGATTTTGGTCAAAACCAATCTTAAAACTAATGCTTGCAGCCATGTAATTATTTTTTCTAGCGACCTAACTCTGTCATTTGAAAAAATTATCGACTATTACAAACTCCGTTTCCAAATCGAGTTTAATTTTAGGGATGCCAAGCAGTTTTGGGGATTGGAAGATTTTATGAACCTGAGCCAAACTGCCGTGACTAATGCTTCTAATTTAGCATTTTTTATGGTCAATTTATCCCACCATCTTCTCGCTGATTTCCAGCAACTCAATCCCGGTTCTGGCATTATTGACCTTAAGGCTTACCATCGTGGTTTTCGATATGTTCGTGAAATGTTAAAAATGCTTCCCGAAATCCCTGAGCCTATTTTATTAACCCAGATTTTTGCCAAGCTTACTTCTTTAGGACGTATTCATCCCGTTTCCACTGGCGTTGAACCCTCGTAAATTGGCAGAGGTATTGGAGTAAATACCCATTTCTCATCCACTCTTTACTCATTACTCATTACTCATTTAAAGTCCTGTCACCGATGATAAAAAGCCGTCCTCAAAGGACGGGGCTTCAGACCCAAGTTTTTGGTGAATAAGTTTGTAGTAAGGACTAAAGTCCTTGGTTTGAGGGCTTTAGCCCTCACTACGAACTTGGCAATTGCACCAAATCGCAAAAATAGGGACGTACATTTGTACATCCCTACATATCTATCTGTATTCAGGTATTTCGTCGTGAAATGAGATTAACTGAGGAAATTTGGTGTACCACTATTACCACTCCTACCAACAGCAGGAATTTCCACTGTGTCATCTTTAGCTTTACCAGTGCCGTCATTGACAACGTAATTAGTGTTACCCACATGTCCATTAGGGATAAACAATTGTGGATGGTCAAAGGGCGCTTTATCAAACCGAACTCGGTCATCAGTCAGCGCTTTTAAAAAGGCGACCAATTCCTGTTTTTCTACTGGTGAGAGCTTTAGCGGTGGAAGTAGTCCATAATCACCACCACGATTGTAAAAATCAATCACTTGCTCTAGAGTCGCCTGACCTCCATTGTGGAAGTAGGGAGCAGTTAGTTCCACATTGCGAAGTCCAGGTGCTTTGAAAGCTCCATTTGCAAACACAGGTTCACTGGAATTCAACGGTGGATTAAGGGTTGGGGGATTTTCGCCCAGGAGATTCTTAAATTTACCCAACTGAGCCAATCGTGCTTCTGAAAGCGGATTAGGTTGACCATTATTCTGCAAACCGTCATAACCACCCAAACTGGGGTCTTCTGTGGCAGGTCTGACACCGATATTGAAGAAACCAGTGTCTTCAGGGAATTTGAGGCCGAACGGCGCACGTTTGATTCGTCCCTCTTTAGCCACGTTGCTGACTGAAGCAGCTGTTAATTCTAATCCACTGTGGCAAGCAATACACAGAGCTTTGCCCTCAAACAGTCCTTTGCCTCGTTGCTGCTGCGCGGTTAAGGCGTTGGTGTTTCCTTCCAAGTAGCGATCGTAGGGCGTATCATAGGAAATGAGTGTAGACTCGTACAACTGAACTGCCAGCCCAAAGAATAGCGAAAAGTTGTACTCTAGCAATGTGTACTCATTAGTCTTCAAAGAGCGATCGGGCCTCTTGATAATAGTCCGTTTACCGTCAGAGTCAACTTGGATGAGTCGATTAGAATTCCACCACTCCGGCTTGAAAGCCTCTTGAATCATCTGAGTGTAGGTTTTATCTTTAAGTCCAGGTTGAGGTGATCTACTATCTTTACCTAAAACGCTGTCTTGTGGATGCACAATCTGCTTACCTAGCGGTCTCAGAGCTAATAACTTTTTCGCAAGTTTTCGGGGGAGCTTTTTACCCTTATCAATCCTCAGAGGTGTTATGTCAATTTTCCCGAATTGATTAACCCCCCCGAACTTATCACCAATTTCTTCAAAAGTGCGACCATCTGCGGATGACTCAAAGGAACTGAGTGGCGGCCTGACAGCTTGAGATGCCAAAGACGAGTTCTTTAAGCTGACTTTTACAAATTCTACACGAATTGGGTTTATAGCCTTGACGACAGCGGCGTTAGGATCTCTTAAACCGAAGGGATTCACTCCATTAAAGA
This portion of the Nostoc sp. GT001 genome encodes:
- a CDS encoding cytochrome c peroxidase produces the protein MGIIPIISLVIFTTALSSYLLLTSRGRFLLKSLVTKIKRQEWKFRYGKPNYLRSKFSRTTTIAAIILAAVIAGNTVSAKVTGPPPVSLKSVSVPEPDNLGDFVKDKTAAIKLGKTLFWDMQVGSDGKTSCASCHFHAGADNRSKNQIAPGLLRVNANGTENPDSVFNVGGLPNYQLKPEDFPFHKLSNPNDPKTVISDRNDISSSQGIFYTKFVDVTPGNAEDKVTTEPDSVFNVKGINVRRVEPRNTPTVINAAFNFRNFWDGRAQDIFNGVNPFGLRDPNAAVVKAINPIRVEFVKVSLKNSSLASQAVRPPLSSFESSADGRTFEEIGDKFGGVNQFGKIDITPLRIDKGKKLPRKLAKKLLALRPLGKQIVHPQDSVLGKDSRSPQPGLKDKTYTQMIQEAFKPEWWNSNRLIQVDSDGKRTIIKRPDRSLKTNEYTLLEYNFSLFFGLAVQLYESTLISYDTPYDRYLEGNTNALTAQQQRGKGLFEGKALCIACHSGLELTAASVSNVAKEGRIKRAPFGLKFPEDTGFFNIGVRPATEDPSLGGYDGLQNNGQPNPLSEARLAQLGKFKNLLGENPPTLNPPLNSSEPVFANGAFKAPGLRNVELTAPYFHNGGQATLEQVIDFYNRGGDYGLLPPLKLSPVEKQELVAFLKALTDDRVRFDKAPFDHPQLFIPNGHVGNTNYVVNDGTGKAKDDTVEIPAVGRSGNSGTPNFLS
- a CDS encoding transposase, encoding MSDILSLLQCLLPQINATTMRQLNQIILAMLAMSGRVTMLGISRWAGIGGSYRTMLRFFHTVIPWATLFWLFFRKHLFRANEVYLLAGDEVVVSKSGKKTYGLDRFFSSLANKPISGLSFFVLSLVSVEQRHSFPIQIEQVIKKDTQTKSTSTIEKPNKKEKRGRGRPKGSKNKNKKEVILTSELILIQKMIGSLFKLLANSISLTYLVVDGHFGNNNALQMARLVNLQIISKLRHDSALYFPYENPDSSKRSRRKYGDKLDYRNIPDKYLCKSAIEDDIQTDIYQATLIHKEFAQALNVVILVKTNLKTNACSHVIIFSSDLTLSFEKIIDYYKLRFQIEFNFRDAKQFWGLEDFMNLSQTAVTNASNLAFFMVNLSHHLLADFQQLNPGSGIIDLKAYHRGFRYVREMLKMLPEIPEPILLTQIFAKLTSLGRIHPVSTGVEPS